In Paenibacillus ihbetae, the following are encoded in one genomic region:
- a CDS encoding stalk domain-containing protein, translated as MNKKLAAGAAILLMSAILAWTPAPKQAHAAGQIKLLVDGEAAKAAGQPFYKGKTLYIPIRVLGEFYPYTFHWDNKRKIATLKSSDGVSIFKAGSKLATAVGMGEVGLSGPVLLKKGHLYFPAYDLNTFTGAELVADSSGRVDIRSGSMSTSVRVPTEPVAVAEENPKVKLYPALKDGDEYRGFILEAEGKRLRFNWEVPRFPNRPPQLFYADVNGDGKPEAVAVFVTGYGTGVYAQEIHVVSVKDGKEIKVTPPETAAGEFVASSIQLEGSELRIDLNLRGKSPEKLQLRMSDADPDYAYRTEIGFGGVTYYRVEGNKLIAKSAGDIGFAYYIGDFEFTYANGPDGLHPESVELKNLIDDISVEGQDKPAGK; from the coding sequence ATGAATAAAAAGCTTGCGGCTGGAGCAGCGATCCTGCTGATGTCCGCAATATTGGCTTGGACGCCTGCACCGAAGCAGGCACACGCAGCGGGTCAGATTAAGCTGCTGGTGGATGGAGAGGCGGCAAAGGCTGCGGGTCAGCCGTTTTATAAAGGAAAGACATTGTATATTCCGATTAGAGTTCTGGGCGAATTTTATCCTTATACGTTTCATTGGGACAACAAAAGAAAGATCGCTACGTTGAAGTCTTCGGATGGAGTCAGCATTTTTAAAGCGGGAAGCAAGCTGGCAACGGCAGTGGGGATGGGCGAAGTCGGATTATCAGGTCCCGTTCTGCTGAAAAAAGGCCATTTGTATTTTCCTGCATACGATCTGAACACTTTCACGGGGGCGGAACTCGTTGCGGATTCCTCCGGCCGGGTTGATATCCGTTCCGGCTCGATGAGCACGAGCGTACGTGTTCCGACGGAACCGGTCGCTGTAGCGGAAGAAAATCCGAAGGTGAAGCTGTACCCTGCCTTGAAGGATGGCGATGAGTACCGCGGATTTATTTTGGAGGCTGAAGGAAAGCGATTGCGGTTTAACTGGGAGGTTCCGAGATTTCCGAACCGGCCGCCTCAGCTCTTCTACGCGGACGTGAACGGTGACGGCAAGCCGGAAGCGGTTGCCGTGTTTGTGACAGGCTACGGAACCGGGGTGTATGCGCAAGAGATTCATGTCGTCAGTGTGAAGGACGGGAAGGAAATCAAGGTGACGCCTCCGGAGACAGCGGCAGGAGAGTTTGTCGCATCGAGCATTCAGCTTGAGGGCTCCGAGCTGCGGATCGACCTGAATTTACGAGGGAAGTCTCCCGAAAAGCTCCAGCTCCGCATGTCGGATGCGGATCCCGATTACGCATACAGGACGGAGATCGGCTTCGGCGGTGTCACGTATTATCGGGTGGAGGGCAACAAGCTGATTGCAAAATCTGCGGGGGATATTGGGTTTGCTTATTATATCGGCGACTTTGAGTTCACGTATGCGAATGGCCCGGACGGCCTTCATCCCGAATCCGTCGAGTTGAAGAACCTGATTGATGACATCTCGGTAGAAGGTCAGGACAAGCCTGCAGGTAAATAA
- the groES gene encoding co-chaperone GroES produces the protein MIRPLGERVLVEPIEQEETTAFGIVLPDSAKEKPQEGKIIAVGSGSLKDGVRVPLEVKEGDRVIFSKYAGTEIKYEGKEYLIMKESDIHAILG, from the coding sequence ATGATCAGACCTTTAGGTGAACGCGTATTGGTAGAACCGATCGAACAAGAAGAAACTACAGCATTCGGGATTGTACTTCCTGATTCCGCTAAGGAAAAGCCGCAAGAAGGCAAAATTATCGCTGTAGGCAGCGGCTCCCTGAAAGACGGCGTTCGCGTACCTTTGGAAGTTAAAGAAGGCGACCGCGTAATCTTCTCCAAATACGCCGGCACGGAAATCAAATACGAAGGTAAAGAATATTTGATTATGAAAGAAAGCGACATCCACGCGATCTTAGGCTAA
- a CDS encoding 5-formyltetrahydrofolate cyclo-ligase yields the protein MSKFEDENKQGSLKRQLREQMTRLRNEIPPKERSECSRQACGHASALMKQHLFKSMMIYVPFRSELDTRPLVEWAWQEGIRVIVPRSIPESRAMELYEIRSWDELSPGAYGIMEPDPKRLSKYTAIPPDIFWVPGLAFDRDGGRLGYGGGYYDRLSGVIEHGSRTEAAEDRGKPWWIGLGYDIQLVDRVPMDEHDRRLDGVITEKGYYRAGSARSGGISDGTESF from the coding sequence TTGTCGAAATTTGAAGATGAGAATAAACAAGGAAGCCTGAAACGACAGCTGCGGGAGCAAATGACAAGGCTGCGGAACGAAATTCCCCCGAAGGAGCGTTCGGAATGCTCGCGTCAGGCATGCGGGCACGCTTCCGCATTGATGAAGCAGCATCTGTTCAAGAGCATGATGATTTACGTTCCTTTCCGATCCGAGCTGGATACAAGGCCTTTGGTGGAATGGGCCTGGCAGGAAGGGATCCGGGTGATCGTTCCCCGGAGCATTCCGGAGAGTCGCGCCATGGAGCTCTATGAGATACGCTCGTGGGATGAGCTTTCCCCTGGTGCTTATGGCATTATGGAGCCTGATCCGAAGCGATTAAGCAAGTATACGGCCATTCCTCCCGACATCTTCTGGGTACCCGGGCTTGCCTTTGACCGCGACGGAGGCCGCCTAGGATACGGCGGTGGTTATTATGACCGGCTGTCCGGCGTGATTGAACACGGTTCACGGACGGAAGCGGCGGAAGACCGCGGAAAGCCATGGTGGATCGGTCTCGGCTATGACATCCAGCTCGTGGATCGCGTCCCGATGGATGAGCATGACCGCCGCTTGGACGGAGTGATTACGGAGAAGGGGTATTATAGAGCGGGCTCGGCTCGCAGCGGAGGGATATCGGATGGAACTGAGTCATTTTAA
- a CDS encoding ABC-F family ATP-binding cassette domain-containing protein has translation MLLQANGITKLYGVTPVLEGINLQVLERERIGLVGVNGAGKSTLLKILAGEMSYDGGQIFKAKETTIGYLAQNSGLQSDRTIWNEMLDVFAPLLETERELRTMEEQIADPKSSEDPKKYQELLDRYAIRSDWFKDQGGYEIETRIRSVLHGMGFGSFSPDTPISTLSGGQKTRLALAKILLQAPDLLMLDEPTNHLDIATLTWLEDYLRGYSGSLLVVSHDRYFLDRLVTTIVEIERRHSKKYTGNYSRYIELKAAEYESQLKQYEKQQEEIARMETFIQRNLVRASTTKRAQSRRKALEKMERLDKPMGDLKKAHFSFEPEYMSGKDVLQVRDLSVAFEPGKPLFEHASFDLHRGETVALIGPNGVGKSTLLKCLIGTMKPTAGSLQWGTKVKIGYYDQEQSELNPSNTVLEELWSAYPHMEEARIRTVLGNFLFSGEDVLKKISSLSGGEKARVSLAKLMLLEANMLILDEPTNHLDLFSKEVLESALIDYEGTLLFISHDRYFLNKMAERIIELHPDGIQHFLGNYDDYTEKKQEILDMDDEPSEPFARHAIKPQAKQESPVEKQGALSFEAEKQAKREERNRQRKLASLEEQIHTLEAEIAALEEEMAQPEIYQDYMALQERQQSLDEKKAQLDQIFAEWEALLED, from the coding sequence ATGCTGCTGCAGGCCAATGGCATAACGAAATTATATGGAGTAACCCCGGTGCTTGAAGGAATTAATCTGCAAGTGCTGGAGCGCGAACGCATCGGGCTGGTCGGCGTGAACGGAGCCGGCAAATCCACCCTGCTGAAAATTTTGGCGGGCGAAATGTCCTACGACGGAGGCCAGATCTTCAAAGCCAAGGAAACGACGATCGGCTATCTTGCGCAGAACAGCGGTCTACAATCGGACCGGACCATTTGGAATGAAATGCTCGACGTGTTCGCACCGCTGCTTGAGACCGAGCGCGAGCTGCGTACGATGGAAGAACAAATCGCTGATCCGAAATCGAGCGAGGATCCGAAGAAATACCAAGAGCTGTTGGACCGTTATGCGATCCGTTCCGACTGGTTCAAGGATCAAGGCGGGTACGAAATCGAAACGCGAATCCGAAGCGTGCTTCACGGGATGGGCTTTGGCAGCTTCTCCCCGGATACGCCCATCTCTACTTTAAGCGGCGGCCAGAAAACAAGGCTTGCTCTCGCAAAAATACTGCTGCAGGCGCCCGATCTGCTCATGCTCGACGAACCGACGAACCATCTGGACATCGCCACCCTGACCTGGCTCGAAGATTACCTTCGCGGTTATTCTGGATCGCTGCTGGTCGTATCCCACGACCGGTACTTCCTGGATCGGCTCGTTACGACCATTGTCGAAATCGAACGCCGCCATTCCAAGAAATATACGGGCAATTACAGCCGCTATATCGAGCTGAAGGCTGCTGAATACGAATCCCAGCTGAAGCAATATGAGAAGCAGCAGGAGGAAATTGCGCGCATGGAAACCTTTATCCAGCGCAATCTCGTCCGGGCATCAACGACCAAGCGGGCGCAAAGCCGGCGCAAAGCGCTGGAGAAGATGGAACGTCTGGACAAGCCAATGGGGGATTTGAAAAAAGCCCATTTTTCCTTTGAGCCTGAATATATGTCCGGGAAAGACGTGCTGCAGGTTCGGGACTTGTCGGTCGCTTTCGAGCCGGGCAAGCCATTATTCGAGCATGCGTCCTTCGATCTGCATCGCGGGGAGACGGTTGCATTGATCGGTCCGAACGGGGTCGGCAAGTCTACGCTCCTGAAATGCCTGATCGGAACGATGAAGCCGACTGCCGGATCGCTGCAATGGGGGACCAAGGTAAAGATCGGTTACTATGACCAGGAGCAATCGGAGCTTAATCCAAGCAATACCGTGCTTGAGGAACTGTGGAGCGCCTATCCGCATATGGAGGAAGCCCGTATTCGCACCGTTCTCGGCAATTTTCTGTTCAGCGGCGAGGATGTACTCAAGAAAATCAGCTCCTTAAGCGGCGGCGAGAAAGCACGCGTGTCGCTCGCCAAGCTGATGCTGCTTGAAGCCAATATGCTTATTCTCGACGAGCCGACCAACCATTTGGATTTGTTCAGCAAAGAGGTGCTCGAATCGGCACTAATTGATTATGAGGGAACGCTGCTGTTCATTTCCCATGACCGCTACTTCCTTAACAAAATGGCGGAACGGATCATCGAGCTTCATCCGGACGGTATTCAACATTTCCTGGGTAATTATGACGATTATACAGAGAAAAAGCAGGAGATTCTGGATATGGACGATGAACCGTCCGAGCCATTCGCCCGGCATGCTATAAAGCCTCAGGCCAAGCAGGAGTCCCCGGTTGAGAAGCAAGGAGCCCTTTCCTTCGAAGCCGAGAAGCAGGCCAAGCGCGAGGAACGGAATCGGCAGCGCAAGCTGGCGAGCCTGGAGGAGCAGATTCACACCCTTGAAGCCGAGATTGCCGCGTTGGAGGAAGAAATGGCGCAGCCTGAGATTTATCAGGATTACATGGCGCTTCAGGAGCGGCAGCAGTCCCTCGACGAGAAGAAGGCGCAGCTTGATCAAATCTTTGCCGAATGGGAAGCTCTCTTGGAAGATTAA
- the tatC gene encoding twin-arginine translocase subunit TatC: MSKPMKEMALVEHLGELRKRIIVVLVVFVAGLIGGIFVAEPIYHYLTAAEQAKNFELHAFSFWDGIGIYMKIAAIFSLVISIPLIFYQLWAFVKPGLHKDEQKAAVRYVPYAFILFIVGIVFGYYIVFPMTLSFTTMITKSMGLTETYGITNYLNFMFNLVLPLALLFELPLVVMFLTRIRILNPLRLRKMRKVAYFALVFIAVVITPPDFISDFLVTIPLLLLYEFSVFLSSTIYRKQLEADMERDSRYVSLDEDTD, from the coding sequence ATGTCAAAGCCAATGAAAGAGATGGCGCTTGTGGAGCATTTAGGCGAGCTGCGCAAGCGGATTATCGTCGTGCTTGTCGTATTCGTGGCTGGCCTCATCGGCGGAATATTCGTCGCGGAACCGATCTATCATTACTTAACGGCCGCGGAGCAAGCGAAAAATTTCGAGCTGCATGCCTTCTCGTTCTGGGACGGCATCGGGATCTATATGAAAATTGCCGCGATTTTCTCGCTGGTCATTTCCATCCCGCTGATCTTCTATCAGCTGTGGGCGTTCGTAAAGCCCGGATTGCACAAGGACGAGCAGAAAGCGGCTGTACGGTATGTTCCGTATGCTTTTATCCTGTTCATTGTAGGGATCGTATTCGGATATTACATTGTTTTTCCGATGACATTGTCCTTTACCACCATGATTACGAAGAGCATGGGGCTTACGGAAACGTACGGAATTACGAATTACCTGAATTTCATGTTCAATCTGGTGCTGCCGCTGGCGCTCCTGTTCGAGCTGCCGCTGGTGGTCATGTTCCTAACCCGAATCCGGATCCTCAATCCGCTGCGGTTGCGGAAAATGCGGAAAGTGGCTTATTTTGCGCTCGTATTCATCGCGGTGGTCATCACCCCGCCGGATTTCATATCGGATTTCCTGGTGACGATTCCGCTCCTGCTGCTATATGAATTCAGCGTATTTCTGTCTTCGACGATCTATCGCAAACAGCTTGAGGCGGATATGGAGCGGGACAGCCGGTACGTTTCGCTGGATGAGGACACCGATTGA
- the moaC gene encoding cyclic pyranopterin monophosphate synthase MoaC, with the protein MELSHFNQQGRARMVDVSDKEITARTAVAKTTVRMHPDTLARIQEGKIGKGDVLAVAQVAAVMAAKNTSNWIPMCHPLPLTGVNVDFSDNGSDELYIEATVKTTGKTGVEMEALTAVSAAALTVYDMCKALQKDMIIGPTMLISKTGGKSGDYITETT; encoded by the coding sequence ATGGAACTGAGTCATTTTAACCAGCAAGGCAGAGCCCGGATGGTTGACGTGAGCGATAAGGAGATAACGGCCCGGACAGCCGTGGCGAAAACGACGGTTCGGATGCATCCGGATACGCTCGCTCGAATTCAGGAAGGAAAGATCGGCAAGGGCGACGTCCTGGCGGTAGCCCAAGTCGCAGCGGTTATGGCTGCGAAGAACACATCGAACTGGATTCCGATGTGCCATCCTCTGCCTCTCACCGGCGTGAACGTCGATTTCAGCGACAATGGAAGCGATGAGCTTTATATTGAAGCAACGGTGAAGACCACGGGGAAGACCGGGGTGGAGATGGAAGCCCTGACCGCTGTTTCGGCTGCCGCATTGACGGTATACGACATGTGCAAGGCGCTGCAGAAAGATATGATCATCGGTCCGACCATGCTGATCAGCAAGACAGGCGGGAAGAGCGGGGATTACATAACGGAAACAACTTAA
- the tatA gene encoding twin-arginine translocase TatA/TatE family subunit, whose amino-acid sequence MGSTIGVPGIILLVILALLLFGPNKLPELGRAVGRTFREFKNGTREILAEDETPAKKKEEAPQQAVAPSKSEDKRLPE is encoded by the coding sequence ATGGGCTCAACGATCGGAGTGCCGGGCATTATCCTGCTCGTGATCTTGGCGCTGCTGCTGTTCGGTCCGAACAAGCTCCCTGAATTGGGACGGGCTGTCGGCAGAACATTCCGTGAATTTAAGAACGGCACGCGCGAGATTCTGGCAGAGGATGAAACCCCGGCAAAGAAGAAAGAGGAGGCTCCCCAGCAGGCTGTAGCACCCAGCAAGTCTGAGGACAAGCGTCTTCCGGAATAA
- a CDS encoding pyridoxamine 5'-phosphate oxidase family protein: protein MDKGPFRSIVTTEEELRSMFGEPNQVVKHKMIHALDKHCRDFIAKSPLLFMATSDASGACDVSPRGDSAGFVHVVDDHHLVIPERPGNRRFDSFRNLLTSPGIGLIFVIPGLKETLRINGQAVLIRDEDLLEKLSAQGKKPWLGIGVSVEECYMHCAKSFMRSGVWDPNTWLPADKLPNPSRMIADHVNQEGVSEQWVARGLQESYTKRLY, encoded by the coding sequence ATGGATAAGGGACCGTTCCGTTCCATCGTCACGACCGAGGAGGAGCTTCGATCGATGTTCGGGGAACCGAATCAGGTGGTTAAGCACAAAATGATACATGCTTTGGACAAGCACTGCCGGGACTTTATCGCCAAGAGCCCGCTGCTCTTCATGGCTACGTCGGATGCATCGGGAGCATGCGATGTATCGCCTCGCGGCGACTCTGCCGGCTTCGTCCATGTGGTGGATGATCACCATCTGGTCATCCCGGAGCGGCCGGGCAACCGCCGCTTCGATTCATTTCGAAACCTGTTGACAAGCCCGGGGATCGGCCTCATTTTTGTCATCCCGGGACTGAAGGAGACGCTGCGAATCAACGGCCAGGCTGTGCTTATTCGTGACGAAGACCTGCTGGAGAAGCTTTCGGCACAGGGGAAAAAGCCGTGGCTCGGCATCGGGGTCTCGGTCGAGGAATGCTATATGCATTGCGCCAAATCGTTCATGCGTTCCGGAGTTTGGGATCCGAATACATGGCTGCCGGCAGATAAGCTTCCGAACCCGTCCCGCATGATCGCCGACCATGTCAACCAGGAAGGCGTATCGGAGCAATGGGTAGCGCGAGGCTTGCAGGAAAGCTATACGAAACGTCTGTACTAA
- the groL gene encoding chaperonin GroEL (60 kDa chaperone family; promotes refolding of misfolded polypeptides especially under stressful conditions; forms two stacked rings of heptamers to form a barrel-shaped 14mer; ends can be capped by GroES; misfolded proteins enter the barrel where they are refolded when GroES binds), translated as MAKDIKFSEDARRAMLRGVDALANAVKVTLGPKGRNVVLEKKFGSPLITNDGVTIAKEIELDDAFENMGAQLVKEVATKTNDVAGDGTTTATVLAQALITEGLKNVTAGASPIGIRKGIDKAVRAAVEELHNISKPVENKQSIAQVAAISAADDEVGELIAEAMEKVGNDGVITVEESRGFETELEVVEGMQFDRGYISPYMITDTDKMEAVLDNPYILITDKKVTNTQEILPVLEKIVQQSKPLLLIAEDIEGEAQAMLIVNKLRGTFNAVAVKAPGFGDRRKAMLQDIAALTGGQVITEELGLDLKSTSLDQLGTARQVRVTKENTIIVDGAGSKEDIEARVKQIRSQLEETTSEFDKEKLQERLAKLAGGVAVIKVGAATETELKERKLRIEDALNATRAAVEEGIVSGGGTALINVYGAVAKVAEALEGDEQTGVNIVLRALEAPIRTIAANAGEEGSVIVDRLKREAVGVGYNAANGEWVNMIDAGIVDPAKVTRSALQNAASVAAMFLTTEAVIADKPEPEKGGAPDMGGMGGMGGMM; from the coding sequence ATGGCAAAAGACATTAAGTTCTCTGAAGACGCCCGTCGCGCAATGCTTCGCGGTGTTGACGCTTTGGCAAACGCAGTGAAAGTAACGCTCGGACCGAAAGGCCGCAACGTGGTGCTTGAGAAGAAATTCGGAAGCCCATTGATCACGAACGACGGCGTTACCATCGCAAAAGAAATCGAGCTGGATGATGCATTCGAGAACATGGGTGCACAGCTTGTTAAAGAAGTTGCTACCAAGACAAACGACGTTGCCGGTGACGGTACAACGACGGCTACGGTTCTTGCTCAAGCCCTGATCACGGAAGGTTTGAAGAACGTAACGGCAGGCGCAAGCCCGATCGGCATCCGCAAAGGGATCGACAAAGCCGTTCGTGCAGCGGTGGAGGAGCTCCACAACATCTCCAAGCCGGTTGAGAACAAACAATCCATCGCTCAAGTTGCTGCCATCTCCGCTGCAGACGACGAAGTGGGCGAGCTGATCGCTGAAGCTATGGAAAAAGTGGGCAACGACGGCGTTATCACCGTTGAAGAATCCCGCGGCTTCGAAACGGAGCTTGAAGTGGTTGAAGGTATGCAGTTCGACCGCGGTTACATTTCTCCATACATGATCACGGACACGGACAAAATGGAAGCGGTTCTGGACAATCCTTACATTTTGATCACCGACAAGAAAGTAACGAACACGCAAGAAATCTTGCCTGTTCTTGAAAAAATCGTTCAACAAAGCAAGCCGCTGCTCTTGATCGCCGAAGATATCGAAGGCGAAGCGCAAGCGATGCTGATCGTGAACAAGCTGCGCGGTACGTTCAATGCGGTAGCTGTTAAAGCTCCTGGCTTCGGCGACCGTCGTAAAGCCATGCTGCAGGATATCGCTGCTCTGACAGGCGGCCAAGTGATCACCGAAGAACTGGGTCTTGACCTGAAATCGACTTCGCTGGATCAACTGGGTACGGCTCGTCAAGTACGCGTAACGAAAGAAAATACCATCATCGTTGACGGTGCTGGAAGCAAGGAAGACATCGAGGCTCGCGTGAAGCAAATCCGTTCCCAGCTCGAAGAAACGACTTCCGAGTTCGACAAGGAGAAACTGCAAGAGCGTCTTGCTAAGCTTGCTGGCGGCGTAGCTGTCATCAAAGTCGGTGCTGCTACTGAAACAGAGCTGAAAGAACGCAAGCTGCGCATTGAGGACGCCCTGAACGCAACTCGCGCTGCAGTTGAAGAAGGTATCGTATCCGGTGGCGGTACGGCTCTGATCAACGTTTACGGTGCTGTAGCGAAAGTAGCCGAAGCTCTTGAAGGCGACGAGCAAACCGGCGTAAACATCGTGCTTCGCGCTCTGGAAGCTCCGATCCGTACGATCGCTGCCAACGCGGGTGAAGAAGGCTCCGTTATCGTGGACCGTCTGAAGCGCGAAGCAGTGGGCGTAGGTTACAACGCCGCAAACGGCGAGTGGGTGAACATGATCGACGCAGGTATCGTTGACCCTGCGAAGGTTACTCGCTCCGCATTGCAAAACGCTGCATCCGTTGCTGCAATGTTCCTCACTACCGAGGCTGTTATCGCCGACAAGCCTGAGCCTGAAAAAGGCGGCGCTCCAGACATGGGCGGCATGGGCGGAATGGGTGGCATGATGTAA
- a CDS encoding MogA/MoaB family molybdenum cofactor biosynthesis protein, whose translation MLWKTAILTASDKGSRGEREDTSAQVIRELVEEELSGEIIEYRIVPDEQDEIIAALIELTDYYQVDLVLTTGGTELAVRDVTPEATRRVIEREVPGIAEAMRATVMQKNRSAMLFRGICGIRGRTLIVNLPGSPKGVHENLAAVMDQLPEALLMVTGQYREQL comes from the coding sequence ATGCTGTGGAAGACGGCGATCCTGACGGCGAGTGATAAAGGCTCGCGAGGAGAACGTGAGGATACAAGCGCTCAGGTGATCCGGGAGCTGGTAGAGGAAGAGCTGAGCGGTGAAATTATCGAATACCGGATCGTTCCGGATGAGCAGGATGAAATTATTGCTGCATTGATCGAGCTGACGGATTATTACCAGGTGGATCTAGTTCTGACGACGGGCGGGACGGAGCTTGCCGTCCGCGACGTTACCCCGGAGGCGACACGGCGGGTCATTGAACGGGAAGTGCCGGGGATTGCGGAGGCGATGCGGGCAACCGTTATGCAGAAGAACCGGAGCGCCATGCTCTTTCGAGGCATTTGCGGCATTCGCGGCCGCACCCTGATCGTCAATCTCCCGGGCTCGCCGAAGGGTGTGCATGAAAATTTGGCTGCCGTCATGGACCAGCTTCCGGAAGCGCTGCTGATGGTGACCGGCCAGTACCGGGAGCAGCTATAA